The following proteins come from a genomic window of Alkalilimnicola sp. S0819:
- a CDS encoding biotin--[acetyl-CoA-carboxylase] ligase produces the protein MQTALAEPAPSLNAPAYRVWKVLADGTFRSGEDLARAEGVSRAAIGKAVNRLRALGVGVQAVTGRGYRLEEPVELLDARWLERALAVQSRSQDFALRVVPSADSTNAVLMSAARSGAADQALFAEWQTLGRGRRGRGWIAPPGRSLCFSILLQMPVLPCSVAALSLAVGVAVVERLETLGIIGLALKWPNDLLAPEGKLGGILLEMVGEPEGPCTVVVGIGLNLALTAAERDVIQQPASDLRSLTGRLPGRNRLAAELVSAVRQSAELYKQAGFAPFRERWSGYDAYAGREVVLHLPTGTVSGVAQGIDEQGSLRLKTTQGLRLFGSGEVSLRGSKP, from the coding sequence GTGCAGACAGCATTGGCTGAACCCGCGCCCAGTCTCAATGCGCCGGCGTATCGCGTGTGGAAGGTGCTCGCTGATGGCACTTTCCGCTCCGGCGAGGACTTGGCCCGAGCCGAGGGTGTGAGCCGTGCGGCCATCGGCAAGGCGGTGAACCGCCTGCGGGCGTTGGGCGTTGGAGTGCAGGCCGTCACCGGCCGTGGCTACCGCCTGGAAGAACCGGTGGAACTCCTTGATGCGCGGTGGTTGGAGCGCGCGCTCGCGGTGCAGTCCCGCAGCCAGGATTTTGCTCTTCGTGTTGTCCCCAGCGCCGATTCAACCAATGCGGTTCTGATGTCGGCAGCACGCTCCGGCGCCGCTGACCAAGCGCTCTTCGCCGAGTGGCAGACACTGGGGCGCGGGCGCCGGGGGCGCGGCTGGATAGCTCCGCCGGGGCGCAGTTTGTGTTTTTCGATCCTGCTACAAATGCCGGTGCTTCCCTGCTCCGTCGCCGCGCTGAGCCTCGCCGTGGGTGTCGCTGTGGTCGAGCGGCTGGAAACCCTGGGGATAATCGGGTTGGCGCTAAAATGGCCGAACGACCTCCTGGCGCCCGAAGGTAAGCTCGGTGGCATTCTGCTGGAGATGGTCGGTGAGCCCGAAGGGCCGTGCACGGTGGTCGTGGGCATAGGGCTTAACCTGGCGCTGACGGCTGCAGAAAGGGACGTGATCCAGCAGCCGGCGAGCGATCTGCGCTCTCTCACTGGGCGATTACCGGGGCGCAACAGGCTGGCCGCTGAATTGGTGAGTGCGGTAAGGCAGAGCGCAGAGCTATACAAACAGGCCGGGTTTGCCCCGTTCAGGGAACGCTGGTCCGGCTATGATGCTTACGCCGGTCGTGAGGTGGTACTACACCTTCCCACGGGCACCGTCTCGGGAGTTGCCCAAGGCATAGACGAGCAGGGAAGTTTGCGGTTGAAGACCACACAGGGGTTGCGCCTGTTCGGCAGCGGCGAAGTGAGCCTACGGGGTTCCAAGCCATGA
- a CDS encoding M18 family aminopeptidase, with product MHVESRDAARELLQFIDRSPSPWHAAANMAQELRAAGFRELSEAQPWDLQAGQDYFVRRDDSSLVAFRVGKLPGSSLRIVGAHTDSPGFRVKPQPIIASDGMLRLAVEVYGGPIIPSFTDRELGLAGRVHYRTADGIVRRLVHIDRPLLRLQNVAIHLNRDVNEQGLKLQRQDQLQLLLGLEADEKAGLNAFRGLLAEQAGCDGADVLGWELAVVDTQPGAFFGMADEFIANGQLDNLASCHAGLRALLQASDAGTTRILACFDHEEVGSESYAGAGGNFLETVLERMRDALGVPPAEWAITCSDSLLLSADMAHAYHPAYPQLHDPQHRVYVNGGPVIKHNAAQRYATDGVGEAFFTALCQGLGLPVQHYVHRNDLPCGSTIGPMSAARLGLRTLDVGAAMWAMHSARESAGAADHLMMIRAMSGFYGADSIG from the coding sequence ATGCACGTCGAATCCAGGGACGCCGCCAGGGAGCTGCTCCAGTTCATCGACCGCTCTCCTAGCCCGTGGCACGCCGCCGCCAATATGGCTCAGGAGTTGCGGGCGGCCGGATTTCGGGAACTATCGGAAGCCCAGCCGTGGGATCTGCAGGCAGGGCAGGACTACTTCGTCCGCCGCGACGATTCTTCTCTGGTGGCGTTCAGGGTCGGCAAGCTGCCAGGTAGCAGCTTGCGCATCGTCGGTGCCCATACCGATTCACCCGGCTTTCGCGTCAAGCCCCAACCCATCATTGCTTCGGACGGCATGCTGCGGTTGGCCGTAGAGGTCTATGGCGGCCCGATCATTCCCAGCTTTACGGATAGAGAACTGGGCCTGGCGGGGCGTGTTCATTACCGCACGGCTGATGGAATCGTCCGCCGCCTGGTACACATTGACCGACCACTGCTACGCCTGCAGAACGTCGCCATACACCTCAACCGGGACGTTAACGAGCAGGGGCTGAAGCTGCAGCGCCAGGATCAGCTGCAATTGCTCCTCGGATTGGAGGCCGATGAGAAGGCCGGCCTGAATGCCTTCCGAGGGCTGCTCGCCGAGCAGGCCGGATGCGATGGAGCGGATGTGCTCGGTTGGGAGTTGGCGGTCGTCGATACCCAACCAGGCGCCTTCTTCGGCATGGCGGACGAGTTCATCGCCAACGGGCAACTCGACAATCTGGCCTCCTGCCACGCGGGTCTTCGGGCATTGCTCCAGGCCAGCGATGCCGGTACCACGCGAATCCTTGCGTGTTTCGATCATGAGGAGGTCGGCAGTGAAAGCTACGCTGGTGCTGGCGGCAATTTCCTCGAAACGGTGCTGGAGCGCATGCGGGATGCCCTAGGGGTCCCCCCTGCCGAGTGGGCTATTACCTGCAGTGATAGTCTGCTGCTCAGCGCCGACATGGCCCACGCCTACCATCCAGCCTATCCCCAGTTACACGACCCCCAGCACCGGGTCTACGTGAACGGCGGGCCGGTGATCAAGCACAACGCCGCACAACGATATGCAACGGACGGGGTGGGCGAAGCCTTCTTCACGGCCCTATGCCAGGGGCTCGGTTTGCCGGTGCAGCACTATGTGCATCGGAACGACCTTCCTTGTGGGAGCACTATCGGCCCGATGTCCGCGGCCCGACTCGGCTTGCGCACGCTGGATGTGGGGGCGGCGATGTGGGCGATGCACAGCGCCCGTGAGAGTGCGGGTGCCGCCGATCACCTGATGATGATCCGGGCCATGAGCGGGTTCTACGGTGCAGACAGCATTGGCTGA